In Salvelinus namaycush isolate Seneca chromosome 15, SaNama_1.0, whole genome shotgun sequence, a genomic segment contains:
- the fbxo34 gene encoding F-box only protein 34: protein MHERCESTSYCKATASSHSEHRTPPPNLLLSAWRAAAMHLKPYPKLQKKEFHLESSQDSQRGLHHMSQQGALSLRTEWGVRPALVGSSSSGLGPGTARSPLSVISTNTLCCSDNSNSTHGNSDSGLQTSRLSVSGGNVFHSSTTWARRKTSYTTTSSLLLLPTSTGSGGSENQEASLGVSYQGEDGDGPLDIWAVIKPGNTKEKIAIFASPQCRGGLVNGDCGGEPVREAREGDLVSSISVRPVSVKMKSCWEDEGGSVAKRRRRSGHRGHHQDRDRQSPRPLERQSPLSLNKNSPEEVTLGESPRVPECGVVGVGGEQVCRVEGEEGSETGTGKALSVVELVAALEQRASDKQGDSKPVSLRSSTSITLSRGLSLTQEPQQPKAPDQSPQGTDEEAECVKVSDMVAKLESECLKRRSVPREGSGTGGELSRNNSLRRRVGRVLLAGADACSISDQPPPSPTGPQHGLEETTGVQHLHASPSEGRPSVSTIHTDKLVPSSCHEASRSSDPASPSHSVDSGCGASVHAVREPEEMCESQGQQEGSRVIEAEQDLYFQLQSERASSSLQSEEPLPGMLFFSHPLPSQPALEQHTLLHPDSTRTQDTESSPQLTRDLAEPSKTQPCDPAITSLLPETISHSENWAKEEEDEREDEKALSEGEGSAFSQCETVPFPLRRLVSHEFLEMRFKIQLLLEPQQYMAFLPHHIIIKIFCLLPTENLAALKCTCHYFKFLIESYGVRPADSRWVCDPRYKDDPCKQCKRRYGRGDVSLCRWHHKPYCQALPYGPGYWMCCHGSHKDTPGCNVGLHDNRWVPAFHSINMPIYKKPRAVTEE, encoded by the exons ATGCATGAGAGATGTGAATCTACAAGTTACTGCAAAGCTACCGCCTCCTCTCACAGCGAACATAGGACACCACCACCCAACCTGCTGCTGTCAGCCTGGAG GGCTGCAGCCATGCACCTCAAGCCATACCCCAAACTGCAGAAGAAAGAGTTCCACCTGGAGTCCAGTCAGGACAGCCAGAGAGGCCTTCACCATATGAGCCAGCAGGGGGCCCTGTCTCTGAGAACAGAGTGGGGGGTCCGTCCAGCCCTGGTGGGCTCGTCTAGCAGCGGGCTCGGCCCGGGCACAGCCCGGTCCCCCCTTAGTGTCATATCCACCAACACCCTGTGCTGCAGTGACAACAGTAATAGTACCCACGGCAACAGTGATAGTGGGCTGCAGACCTCAAGGCTGAGTGTGTCTGGGGGAAATGTATTCCACAGTAGTACAACCTGGGCTCGGAGGAAAACCTCCTACACCACCACCTCGTCCCTGCTGCTCCTCCCCACCTCTACAGGCTCGGGGGGATCTGAGAACCAGGAGGCCTCCCTTGGCGTCTCCTACCAGGGGGAGGACGGAGATGGACCGCTGGACATCTGGGCTGTCATCAAGCCCGGCAACACCAAGGAGAAAATCGCCATCTTCGCCTCGCCCCAGTGCCGCGGCGGCCTCGTGAATGGTGACTGTGGAGGAGAGCCGGTCAGGGAGGCGCGTGAGGGAGACTTGGTGAGCAGCATCTCAGTGAGGCCGGTGTCTGTGAAGATGAAAAGCTGTTGGGAGGACGAGGGTGGCTCTGTGGCCAAGCGCAGGAGGAGGTCAGGGCATCGGGGCCACCACCAGGACAGAGACCGACAGTCACCCAGACCCCTAGAGAGACAGAGCCCACTGAGTCTCAACAAGAACAGCCCTGAAGAGGTGACCCTTGGCGAGAGCCCTAGAGTGCCTGAGTGTGGGGTTGTAGGGGTGGGTGGGGAGCAGGTATGTAGGGTAGAGGGCGAGGAGGGGAGTGAGACTGGGACGGGCAAGGCTCTCTCTGTGGTGGAGTTGGTAGCCGCCTTGGAGCAGAGAGCCAGCGACAAGCAAGGGGACTCTAAGCCTGTCTCTCTGCGGAGCTCCACTAGCATTACCTTATCCAGGGGGCTGTCGCTGACCCAAGAGCCCCAGCAGCCCAAAGCCCCAGACCAGAGCCCCCAGGGGACCGATGAGGAGGCAGAGTGTGTAAAGGTGTCGGACATGGTGGCCAAGCTGGAGTCAGAGTGCCTGAAGCGCCGGAGTGTTCCAAGGGAAGGGTCCGGAACTGGGGGAGAGCTGTCCCGCAACAACAGCCTGCGGAGGAGGGTGGGCCGGGTGTTACTGGCAGGAGCAGACGCCTGCTCCATCTCAGACCAGCCACCTCCGTCTCCCACCGGGCCCCAGCACGGACTAGAGGAGACCACGGGGGTGCAGCACCTCCACGCTAGTCCCTCTGAGGGCCGTCCCTCTGTTAGCACCATCCACACGGACAAACTAGTTCCCAGCAGCTGCCATGAAGCTTCCCGTTCCTCTGACCCAGCTTCTCCGTCTCACAGTGTGGACTCTGGGTGTGGAGCCTCCGTCCACGCTGTCAGAGAGCCAGAGGAGATGTGTGAGTCCCAGGGACAGCAGGAGGGGAGCAGGGTCATTGAGGCTGAGCAGGATCTGTACTTCCAGCTCCAGTCAGAGCGGGCCAGCAGCAGTCTACAGAGTGAGGAGCCCCTCCCAGGCATGCTGTTCTTCTCACACCCTCTGCCCTCACAGCCGGCGCTagaacaacacacactcctacaccCAGACAGTACTCGCACCCAGGACACTGAGTCCAGCCCTCAACTCACCAGAGACTTAGCGGAACCCTCCAAGACTCAGCCCTGCGACCCTGCtatcacctccctcctccctgaaACCATATCGCACAGTGAGAACTGGgccaaagaggaggaggatgagagggaggatgagaAGGCGTTgagtgagggagaggggagtGCTTTTAGCCAGTGCGAGACCGTGCCTTTCCCCCTGCGCCGCCTGGTGTCTCACGAGTTCCTGGAGATGCGCTTTAAGATCCAGCTGCTCCTGGAACCTCAGCAGTACATGGCCTTCCTGCCCCACCACATCATCATCAAGATCTTCTGCCTGCTGCCCACAGAGAACTTGGCAGCGCTTAAGTGCACCTGCCACTACTTCAAGTTCCTCATTGAGAGCTACGGCGTTCGACCCGCAGACTCCCGCTGGGTGTGCGACCCCCGCTACAAAGACGATCCCTGCAAGCAGTGTAAAAGACGGTATGGGCGCGGGGATGTGTCCCTCTGCCGCTGGCACCACAAGCCCTACTGCCAGGCGCTGCCCTACGGCCCCGGGTACTGGATGTGTTGCCATGGCTCCCACAAAGACACGCCTGGCTGCAACGTCGGTCTCCATGACAACCGCTGGGTGCCCGCCTTCCATAGTATCAACATGCCAATCTATAAGAAACCCAGGGCGGTCACTGAGGAGTAG